A genomic window from Gossypium hirsutum isolate 1008001.06 chromosome D10, Gossypium_hirsutum_v2.1, whole genome shotgun sequence includes:
- the LOC107914929 gene encoding transcription factor MYB15 codes for MVRAPCCDKMGLKKGPWTHEEDQILISYIQKHGHENWRALPKQAGLLRCGKSCRLRWINYLRPDIKRGNFSLEEEETIIQLHEMLGNRWSAIAAKLPGRTDNEIKNVWHTHLKKRLKQYQTKPDNTKKNLKSKTKIKSEPSTTSHSESDEVPSSSSEVVSSIIDGSDHREDNNMDTWECLVEIDESFWSDALSSDESQVPSLSTDNIMEPNYTFGENLDDSMEFWYDLFIKAGVSEQGFITQF; via the exons ATGGTGAGAGCTCCTTGCTGTGATAAGATGGGATTGAAAAAGGGTCCATGGACGCATGAAGAAGACCAGATTTTAATCTCATATATTCAAAAacatggccatgaaaattggcgtGCCTTACCAAAACAAgctg GTCTTCTAAGATGCGGGAAGAGTTGCAGATTACGATGGATAAACTATTTAAGGCCTGATATTAAGAGGGGAAACTTCAGTTTGGAAGAAGAGGAAACTATCATTCAACTGCATGAAATGTTAGGGAATAG gtGGTCGGCAATTGCAGCAAAATTACCTGGACGAACAGATAATGAGATAAAAAATGTATGGCACACTCACTTGAAGAAGAGACTTAAGCAATACCAGACAAAACCAGACAACACCAAAAAGAACCTAAAGTCCAAAACCAAGATCAAATCGGAGCCGTCCACCACAAGCCACTCAGAATCCGATGAGGTTCCATCATCATCAAGTGAAGTAGTTTCCTCCATTATAGATGGCAGTGATCATAGGGAAGACAACAACATGGATACTTGGGAATGTTTGGTTGAAATTGATGAAAGTTTCTGGTCGGATGCACTGTCATCGGATGAGTCTCAAGTTCCTTCATTATCGACTGATAATATCATGGAACCAAACTATACATTTGGTGAAAACCTTGATGATTCAATGGAGTTTTGGTACGACCTGTTCATTAAAGCTGGTGTTAGTGAACAAGGTTTCATCACACAATTCTAA